A genomic region of Papaver somniferum cultivar HN1 chromosome 7, ASM357369v1, whole genome shotgun sequence contains the following coding sequences:
- the LOC113296934 gene encoding zinc finger transcription factor YY1-like isoform X2, which produces MMENYHLYEKRAIPKSKAPATRWFKEWVPQDVISTGGKCKILKWVTEDTIKGLKAKVKEPRAEEQEPEPSTEVLFLCSYDGCGKTFIDAGALRKHSHIHGERQYVCHYEGCGRKFLDSSKLKRHFLIHTGERDFVCPHEGCGKAFSLDFNLRAHMRTHSQENYHICPYADCGKRYAHEYKLKTHIKSHHEKNSPNNPVKHTPPVEKTLAAVKPPAVVYGSASSDRPYACPYEGCDKSYIHEYKLNLHLRREHPGHNPEEHVGKRAREADNEMDEGSDQDMYGGKSSSGKNVKRAKTKPVPKTVTPKVVPQRKAPAVIPTNYSLTRKPLPSKEAYEEEDSEETEEEDHDNVDEDGWRYAENNDDDEETDED; this is translated from the exons ATGATGGAGAATTATCACTTATATGAGAAACGCGCAATTCCAAAGTCTAAGGCTCCTGCTACCAGATGGTTTAAGGAATG GGTACCCCAAGATGTTATCTCAACTGGAGGGAAGTGCAAAATTTTGAAATGGGTGACAG aggaTACGATAAAGGGATTAAAGGCAAAAGTTAAAGAACCACGTGCAGAAGAACAAGAACCAGAACCAAGTACAGAAGTTTTATTTCTCTGTAGTTATGATGGCTGTGGTAAAACGTTCATTGATGCGGGGGCACTGAGGAAGCATTCTCACATCCATGGGGAGAGACAATATGTTTGTCATTATGAGGGATGTGGAAGG AAATTTTTGGATAGTTCCAAGCTGAAAAGACACTTTCTTATTCACACAGGAGAGAGGGATTTTGTATGTCCTCATGAAGGTTGTGGGAAG GCTTTCTCGTTGGATTTCAACTTAAGGGCACACATGCGAACCCATTCGCAAGAAAATTATCACATTTGCCCATATGCTGATTGTGGGAAGAGGTATGCTCACGAGTACAAGCTGAAAACGCACATTAAATCCCACCATGAAAAG AATTCTCCAAATAATCCCGTTAAACATACTCCACCTGTTGAGAAGACACTTGCTGCTGTAAAACCTCCTGCGGTTGTTTATGGCTCTGCTTCCTCTGACCGTCCTTACGCATGTCCTTATGAAGGATGTGATAAATCATACATTCATGAGTATAAGCTCAACCTCCATCTGAGAAGAGAACACCCTGGTCACAACCCTGAAGAGCATGTTGGCAAACGAGCTCGTGAAGCTGACAATGaaatggatgaaggcagtgaccAAGATATGTATGGCGGAAAAAGCAGCAGTGGAAAGAATGTCAAACGAGCCAAAACAAAGCCAGTCCCTAAGACTGTAACTCCAAAAGTTGTCCCTCAGAGGAAAGCACCGGCAGTTATTCCTACAAATTATAGCTTAACTAGAAAACCGTTGCCTAGCAAAGAAGCTTATGAGGAAGAAGATAGTGAAGAAACTGAAGAGGAGGATCATGATAATGTGGACGAGGATGGATGGAGGTATGCAgaaaacaatgatgatgatgaggagactGACGAGGATTAA
- the LOC113296934 gene encoding zinc finger transcription factor YY1-like isoform X1: MMENYHLYEKRAIPKSKAPATRWFKEWVPQDVISTGGKCKILKWVTEDTIKGLKAKVKEPRAEEQEPEPSTEVLFLCSYDGCGKTFIDAGALRKHSHIHGERQYVCHYEGCGRKFLDSSKLKRHFLIHTGERDFVCPHEGCGKAFSLDFNLRAHMRTHSQENYHICPYADCGKRYAHEYKLKTHIKSHHEKQNSPNNPVKHTPPVEKTLAAVKPPAVVYGSASSDRPYACPYEGCDKSYIHEYKLNLHLRREHPGHNPEEHVGKRAREADNEMDEGSDQDMYGGKSSSGKNVKRAKTKPVPKTVTPKVVPQRKAPAVIPTNYSLTRKPLPSKEAYEEEDSEETEEEDHDNVDEDGWRYAENNDDDEETDED; the protein is encoded by the exons ATGATGGAGAATTATCACTTATATGAGAAACGCGCAATTCCAAAGTCTAAGGCTCCTGCTACCAGATGGTTTAAGGAATG GGTACCCCAAGATGTTATCTCAACTGGAGGGAAGTGCAAAATTTTGAAATGGGTGACAG aggaTACGATAAAGGGATTAAAGGCAAAAGTTAAAGAACCACGTGCAGAAGAACAAGAACCAGAACCAAGTACAGAAGTTTTATTTCTCTGTAGTTATGATGGCTGTGGTAAAACGTTCATTGATGCGGGGGCACTGAGGAAGCATTCTCACATCCATGGGGAGAGACAATATGTTTGTCATTATGAGGGATGTGGAAGG AAATTTTTGGATAGTTCCAAGCTGAAAAGACACTTTCTTATTCACACAGGAGAGAGGGATTTTGTATGTCCTCATGAAGGTTGTGGGAAG GCTTTCTCGTTGGATTTCAACTTAAGGGCACACATGCGAACCCATTCGCAAGAAAATTATCACATTTGCCCATATGCTGATTGTGGGAAGAGGTATGCTCACGAGTACAAGCTGAAAACGCACATTAAATCCCACCATGAAAAG CAGAATTCTCCAAATAATCCCGTTAAACATACTCCACCTGTTGAGAAGACACTTGCTGCTGTAAAACCTCCTGCGGTTGTTTATGGCTCTGCTTCCTCTGACCGTCCTTACGCATGTCCTTATGAAGGATGTGATAAATCATACATTCATGAGTATAAGCTCAACCTCCATCTGAGAAGAGAACACCCTGGTCACAACCCTGAAGAGCATGTTGGCAAACGAGCTCGTGAAGCTGACAATGaaatggatgaaggcagtgaccAAGATATGTATGGCGGAAAAAGCAGCAGTGGAAAGAATGTCAAACGAGCCAAAACAAAGCCAGTCCCTAAGACTGTAACTCCAAAAGTTGTCCCTCAGAGGAAAGCACCGGCAGTTATTCCTACAAATTATAGCTTAACTAGAAAACCGTTGCCTAGCAAAGAAGCTTATGAGGAAGAAGATAGTGAAGAAACTGAAGAGGAGGATCATGATAATGTGGACGAGGATGGATGGAGGTATGCAgaaaacaatgatgatgatgaggagactGACGAGGATTAA
- the LOC113296936 gene encoding uncharacterized protein LOC113296936: MDDVEEKSTSVIMASLQSYKEALANNDESTVSEIEAFLQSVEVEKVSLENEVKTLTEELASMKDRTLRIGADFDNFRKRTERERLSLVTNVQGEVVESFLSVMDNFERAKSQIKAETEGEEKINNSYQSIYKQFLEVLGSLGVVSVETVGHPFDPLVFAPLVKIISAICTRSLSHLLLEMILILVRSSTKTESPSHGSEKNTAAGIGVGF, from the exons ATGGATGATGTTGAAGAAAAATCAACCTCAGTCATCATGGCATCACTGCAGTCATATAAAGAAGCTCTGGCGAACAATGATGAGTCTACGGTTTCTGAAATAGAAGCTTTCCTCCAATCCGTTGAAGTAGAGAAAGTGTCTCTTGAAAATGAAGTGAAAACCTTGACTGAAGAACTTGCTTCTATGAAGGACCGGACTCTTAGAATTGGTGCAGATTTTGATAATTTCAGGAAGAGAACAGAGAGAGAACGACTATCACTTGTGACAAATGTACAAGGGGAGGTGGTCGAGAGTTTTTTGTCTGTCATGGATAATTTTGAGAGAGCTAAATCTCAAATTAAGGCAGAGACTGAAGGAGAGGAGAAGATCAACAATAGCTACCAGAGCATTTATAAGCAGTTCCTCGAGGTTCTGGGATCCCTTGGTGTTGTATCCGTGGAGACAGTTGGGCATCCATTTGATCCGTTG GTCTTTGCTCCTTTGGTAAAGATCATAAGCGCGATATGTACTAGAAGTTTGTCACACCTGCTACTAGAAATGATCTTGATACTGGTACGATCGTCTACAAAAACTGAAAGTCCTAGCCATGGCAGTGAGAAGAATACGGCCGCGGGTATCGGAGTTGGATTTTAG